One genomic window of Mailhella massiliensis includes the following:
- a CDS encoding ABC transporter ATP-binding protein: MIELKHITKRYRMGNGKWKTVLNDISYTFHEGTSMGILGLNGAGKSTLLRVICGAEAPDKGTVRRTSRVSWPIGFTGGFHGSLTGRENMRFTCRIYGANIKQVTDFVEDFSELGPYMDMPIRTYSSGMKAKLAFGLSMAIGFDFYLIDEGYAVGDASFREKAQRIFAERRKHSTLLVIAHSTSVIKKNCDNAAILKDGRLHLFPALDEALTAYKGVCDGTV; the protein is encoded by the coding sequence ATGATAGAACTTAAGCACATTACCAAGCGGTATCGTATGGGAAACGGGAAGTGGAAAACCGTGCTGAACGATATTTCCTATACGTTTCATGAGGGGACGAGCATGGGCATTCTCGGGCTGAACGGCGCGGGCAAGTCCACGCTCTTGCGCGTTATCTGCGGTGCGGAAGCACCGGATAAGGGAACGGTGAGGCGTACCAGCCGTGTTTCCTGGCCCATAGGGTTCACGGGGGGCTTTCACGGCAGCCTTACCGGGCGGGAGAATATGCGTTTCACCTGCCGCATCTACGGGGCAAACATCAAGCAGGTGACCGATTTCGTAGAGGATTTTTCCGAACTCGGGCCCTACATGGACATGCCCATCCGCACCTATTCCTCGGGCATGAAAGCCAAGCTGGCCTTCGGGCTGAGCATGGCCATCGGTTTTGATTTCTACCTTATCGACGAAGGCTACGCCGTGGGCGATGCCTCCTTCCGGGAAAAGGCCCAGCGTATTTTTGCCGAACGGAGGAAGCATTCCACATTGCTGGTTATTGCCCACAGCACTTCCGTCATCAAGAAGAACTGTGACAATGCCGCCATATTGAAGGATGGTCGCCTCCATTTGTTTCCTGCACTTGATGAAGCTTTGACGGCCTATAAGGGAGTTTGTGATGGAACAGTCTAA